The genomic region GGTCGTCTCCGCCATTCTCTCCTTCCTTCTTCATGGTCTGATTCAACGAATGCAAATGTATCGGCAGGCCAGGGACCAGGCCCTCGAGGAAGTCAGCGAGCGCAAACGTGCCGAGGAGGCCTTAAAAAAAAATGAAAAGCAGTTGGAAGCCCTGCTCGCCGAGCTTGCCGCCAAAAACACGGAACTTGAAACCTTTGTGTACTCGGTCTCCCATGATTTGAAGACGCCCATTGTTACCATTGAAGGTTTTATCGGGGTCCTGCGGGAAGACTTTGGAGACCGGATCTCCGCAGACGGTGAAAAATACCTTAATTATATCAGCGATGCCGCCCGCAAAATGGAGCTTTTAATTAGCGACTTGCTGGAGCTTTCCCGCATCGGGCGTTTAACGGTAGAAAAGACCGAATTTTCTTTTGCCGGTGTCATCGAAGAAGTTCTTAAAGCGCTTCAGTCCCGGATCAAGGCAAGAGGGATTCAGGTCGAGGTTGCGAAAAATCTCCCCCTGGTTTACGGTGAAAAAAAGCGGTTGGTTCAGGTCGTGGAAAACCTGTTGTCCAATGCGGTTAAATACGTCGGCAGGGAGAACCCCACTCCACGGATTGAAGTCGGGGTCCGAGAACAGGATGGTCGCGAGGTGTTCTTTGTCAGCGATAACGGCATCGGTATTGAAAAAATATATTTTGAAAAGATTTTCGAAGTCTTCCAGCGGCTGCCGGCTGCCCAAAAGCTTGGTGAAGGAACCGGCATCGGATTGGCCATCGTCAAACGGATCATCGAACACCATGGCGGCAGCATCTGGTTGAAATCCGAGCCGGGCAAGGGAACCACGTTTTTTTTCACCCTTAAAGACATGGAGGCTTGAATCCATGGATTATGAACCGTCGAACATTTTACTTGTGGAAGATGAGCCGGCCCATGCGGAACTCACCAAAAGGGCGATTCGCAAGGCGGGAAATGCCAACCGGATCGATATCGTTTCCAATGGAGAAGAAGCCCTCGATTATCTTTTCAATCAGAAAGAATTTGCCGATAAACAAAAATATCCTGTTCCGGGATTGATCCTGCTGGATATCAAGCTCCCCGGTATCGACGGGATCGAAGTCCTCAAG from Candidatus Desulfatibia profunda harbors:
- a CDS encoding response regulator; this translates as MDYEPSNILLVEDEPAHAELTKRAIRKAGNANRIDIVSNGEEALDYLFNQKEFADKQKYPVPGLILLDIKLPGIDGIEVLKRIKKDPALKRIPVIMLTTSEQEDDIARAYDYYANSYLTKPVGFKEFEEKIRQLDYYWMILNRPPVIEA
- a CDS encoding GHKL domain-containing protein gives rise to the protein MSRFRFFSPLIAFLLFGSGAVVLWQNQNRHQRELVLRYTETSAEQIRIRVEGLMKTRMASLELLAERWVERTPPDFSRERFLQFAESIYKHYPGFKSIEWIDPAGVVRWVYPRESKEPAGGKSLLQHRDPRVRATFQWAGENLRYTASPCVETVPGGFGFVAFRPLIYFGAVQGCLNGVFQVEQIVDTCLAQDILKGFGVRFFEADRLIYTNEKQGDNHPGNEPLRVFREIRFPGKTWRLDLVPKAAIYPPGTFRNIPLLIFGLVVSAILSFLLHGLIQRMQMYRQARDQALEEVSERKRAEEALKKNEKQLEALLAELAAKNTELETFVYSVSHDLKTPIVTIEGFIGVLREDFGDRISADGEKYLNYISDAARKMELLISDLLELSRIGRLTVEKTEFSFAGVIEEVLKALQSRIKARGIQVEVAKNLPLVYGEKKRLVQVVENLLSNAVKYVGRENPTPRIEVGVREQDGREVFFVSDNGIGIEKIYFEKIFEVFQRLPAAQKLGEGTGIGLAIVKRIIEHHGGSIWLKSEPGKGTTFFFTLKDMEA